The Starkeya sp. ORNL1 DNA window TGCTCGCCGGTCGCGGTCTGCTCCTTGGTGTTGACGATCACCCCGCCATTGATCTCCAGCCGCCGGATCGCCGAGGACGAGATCGGCCCGCCGCTCGCCAGCGAGTCGGCGTTGGACTTGCCCGTGTCGCCCGGCGCCGGCTTTGCCGCGCCCTTGCCGTCATAGAACACCACCAGTTCCTTGCAGCGCAGCGTGGTGTCGCCCTGCTGGACGACGACATTGCCGGAAAACACCGCGGCCTTGTCCTTGTCGCGCACTTCCAGGCTGTTGGCGTCGATCTTGATCGGCTCGGTGCGGTTCTTGGAGAAGCCTTCGAGCGCGTTCGGCACGCCGCGAGCCTGCGCGGCGGCCTCCCCGGTCGTCAGGGCAAAGGCAAGCGGCAGCGCGACGAGCGCGAGGCAGGCAAAACGGAGCATGCGCGGTTCTCTATTGGCGCGGCGGAAGCCGTTCAATGCACGCGCATTACGGCACGGCAGGGGCGGGGGACGTCGGTGTAGCAGGTTTGGGCGTCGCTTTCGCCTTGTCGGTATCGGGCGGCGGCATCTTGAACACCAGCCGCACATTGCCAGTCAGCAGCGCGCGGGAATCCTTCTGCGACACTTCCATGCGGTCGGCGGTGAGCTTGCCGTCGAGATAGCGCAGTTCCACCGGCTGTTCGGAGAGCAGCTTGCCGGCCTTCACATCGACCTTCACCTCCTGCAGCGTGCCGCCATAGCCGGCGCTGGTGTCGAAGCGGATGCCCTGGTCGAGCATCATGCTCTCGCTCTTGGTGTTGTAGTGGCCGGCCTGCGCCGTCAGTTTGGCCCAGCCCTGCTCGGCGAGTTCGAGCCGCGCCTCGATCTCCTCGAGGTCTATCTGGTCGGGATGGGTCAGATCCTGCGTGGCGGACTTCGCCGTGACCGAATAGCCGCGATTGTCGTTGGTGAAGCCGGAGAGCTTCGGCAATTCCATCTTGATGCGGGAACCGGACAGCGATACCCGGCCGAGATCGAACGGCAGGTCCATGGCGATCTTCAGCGGATCGAACAAGGCGAACCCTGCCGCCACGGCCAACGAGACCAGCACGCCGAGCGGCAGCATCACCCGGAAGAAACGCACCCGCCTGGTGTGGCGCCGGGCTGCCTTGAAATGTGCCTCCGCCTGCGCGGAGCCGCGCTCGGGCGGGCGCACGGCTCCACCCGCCGGCCGGGCGCCGACGACGGTCTCGCTAGGTGGAACGTGACGGTTCATGATCCCCCGTTGACGCGCCCCAGGTGGTCCCGGTCGATAATTCTTCCCCCCGGCGCCAAAATGATGTCATCGCCCTCGCGGCGCAAGCGCATGCGTCACACCGCCCGCAACCTTTCGTTGCGAGAGGGGCTCATGAATGCGCGAAAATATCCTCCTCCGGCCAGCCGGCGAGGTCGAGCGCGGCGCGGGTCGGCAGGAAATCGAAGCACGCACCGGCAAGCGCGGTACGGCCCTCGCGCGCCAGCATGGCGGCAAGTTTCGCTTGTAACGCATGGAGATAGAGCACATCGGAGGCGGCGTATTGCAGCTGCGCCTCGGTGAGATCGTCCGCCGCCCAGTCCGAGCTCTGCTGCTGCTTGGAGATGTCGATGCCGAGCAGTTCGCGCACCAACTCCTTCAGCCCGTGGCGGTCGGTATAAGTACGAGAAAGTTTCGAAGCGATCTTTGTGCACCACACCGGGCGGACCTCGACGCCCAGATTCTTCGACAAAACCGCAATATCGAATCGCCCGAAATGGAACAGCTTGACGATGCCGGGATCCGCCAGCAGGCGTTCCAGGTTGGGCGCGCTGCCGGGGCCCGAGCCCTGCGGGATCTGCACCACGTCGGCGGTGCCGTCGCCCGGCGAGAGCTGTACCACGCACAGCCGGTCGCGGTGCGGGTTCAGGCCGAGCGTCTCGGTGTCGATGGCGACGACCGGAGCGCGCTCGGGCGTATAGAGGCTGAGATCGGCGAGATCGCCGCGGTGCAGGCGTATGGTCATGTCGGTACGGCGTCCTGAAGCGGCCGGCGTGTTTAGCACCCGGCTCGGGACTAGGCTAGCGCGGCGTCAAGCGCGAGGCCCGCGAACAATATGAGGCCGGCGTCGCGATTCGAGCGGAACAGCACGAGGCAGAGCGCCGGATCGTCAATATCGAGCCGGACGATCTGCCAGGCAAGGTGGCCGGCGAACAGTGCAAGGCCGATCCAGCCCGCAATGCCGGCGCCGGCGGCGTGCAGCGCGCCGCCCATCAGCACCACTGCGATGGCATAGATGGCGACCATCCAGCCGGGCGTCGCCTCGGCAAACAGACGGGCAGAGGATTTCACCCCGACAATGGCGTCGTCCTCGCGGTCCTGGTGGGCGTAGATGGTGTCATAGCCGACCACCCACAGGATCGACCCGGCGTACAGCAACAGCGCTGCAGAGGGGAGATCCTGCAGCAGCGCGGCGAAACCCATCAGCGCGCCCCAGGAGAAGGCGAGGCCCAGCACGATCTGCGGGGTCCAGATGATGCGCTTCATCAACGGATAGATCGCCACCACGCCCAGCGAGGACAGCGCGACCAGGATGGCGAAGGGCGGCAGGAACGCCAGCACGACGAGCCCGATCACCGCCTGCGCCACCAGAAACAGGAAGGCGCCGCGCACTCCGACCTGGCCGGAGGGGATCGGCCGCAGGCGGGTGCGCTCGACGAGCCCGTCAATGTCGCGGTCGAGAATGTCGTTCCAGGTGCAGCCGGCCCCGCGCATCGCCATCGCACCGATGGCGAACAGCACCAGCAGCGCGAACGCGTAAGGAGACCAGCCGCCCTGCATGCGCGCGGCGAGCGCCACCGACCACAGACAGGGGATCAGCAGCAGCCAGGCACCGATCGGCCGGTCGGCACGGGCGAGCCGCAAATAGGGGCGCGCGGCCAGCGGCGCATAACGCTCGACCCAACTTGCGGTGGCGTCCGCCGGCGCGGCGATAGCCTCCATAGGCGCACCGGCATTCATGGGGTGGCTCAGCGCAGCGCGTTGCCGCCGAGCGTGTCGTACACGCCGCCCGGACGGTCGGCGGTGACCGAGGGAAGCCCGCTCGGCAGGCCGAGGCCCTGGGACAGCATGCCCTGCGGAGCCGCCGGCGCCGCGCCGGCCGGCGGGCCATTGGCGGCCATGTCGCACACCTTGTCGCTGGTCTTGGTGACCCCGGCAATGTTGGTCTTCAACGACTTCAGCGCGCTGTCCGGCACGCCGCAGGCGGTCTTGTTCTTCACGAGGTAATCATAGAACTTGTTCTGCGAGGCGACGAAACGCCGGAACAGCGGACAGATCTCGGTCGGCGGGCGCTTCTTGGTGGCAGCCGCCTTGAGCGCGCCGCCATTCTTCTCGACATCGCCGCGCAGCGCGTTGACGGTGTTCTGGCATTCGGCGCTCGGACCGCCGGCGCCACGCTGCGGCGTGCTGAAGCCGCCTTGCGGGAAACCGCCGCCAGGCGCAGCGAGACCGCCGCCGGGCAATTCGCCGAAACCGCCGGGAGAGGCCATGCCGGGCGAATCAAAGCCGCCACCGAAGCCAGCCGACGGCGCCCCAGTCATTGGCGCCATCGGAGCCGCTGTCGGCGCTGCCGCGGCGGGAGCGGGCGCAAGCGGAGCTGTCGGCGGCTTGGCCGGAGGCGGCGAGCCATCGCCACCCGCCGAACCGATCCATTGCGCGCCCGCCGGCGTGGCCAGCAGAAGGCCGATCGCCAGCGACCCGGCGCACGCGAAAGCCGCGCAACGATGTCCGCCGCGGATAAGTGCCCGCCTCATCTCAGTTCCCGCCCACATGACGTCTCTTTATCATAGCTGATAGGAAGGCACTACAGATGGGGCAATATCGCGGCAGCAACGCCAGCAATACCCCAACACGCTAAAGGGACGGACCTTTTCCACCCATGGAGACCTATGATTTCCGCGCCCAGCGGCTGTTCGTACCCGACGATCTCACTGACGTAGCGGAAATCCGCCTCGATCGCGAGCGTGCGCATTATGTCGGCGACGTGATTCGCCTCGCCGTCGGCAAGGCGATCCACCTGTTCAACGGCCGCGACGGCGAATGGCGGGCAGTGCGTGCGCCCGGCGGCAAGCGCGACGTGGTGCTGGTGTGCGAGGCTCGCTTGCGGGCGCAGGCGGCGCTGGCCGACCTCGACTACGCCTTCGCGCCGCTGAAGCATGCCCGGCTCGACTATATGGTGCAGAAGGCGGTGGAGATGGGTGCCGGGCGGCTGGTGCCGGTGCTTACCCGGCACACCCAGGCGAGCCGGGTGAACATCGAGCGCATGCGCGCCAATGTGGTCGAGGCGGCCGAGCAATGCGGCATCCTCGCCGTGCCGGAGGTGCTGGAGCCCCTGCCCTTCCCGCGCTGGCTGGCCGGCATCGAGCCGGCGCGCCGCATCGTGTTCTGCGACGAGGCTGCGACGCCCGGCGACGGGCTGGCGGCGCTGACGGATGCGGCCCGTGGCCCGCTCGCGGTCGCGGTCGGGCCGGAGGGCGGCTTCTCGGACGAGGAGCGCCGTGCGCTGCGGGGCCACCCCGGTACGCTGGTGCTCTCGCTGGGCCCGCGCATCCTGCGGGCGGACACCGCGGCGGTGGCGGCGCTGGCCCTGGTCGAGGCGGCCCGGCAATCGGCCGCCTGATCCGATCGTCAGAAAAATTTCATCTCGGCAGGCGGAACCGCGCCTTGGCGTGTGCGTTTCCTTGCGCGGTTCATCCAGAATAGCGCTTGCATGCAAAGGCGCTACGACAATTCGTCCGGTAATTCAGCAAATAGAGTTCTCCTTATTATAAGAGAAATTGGCTCTTCACTGAAGAAACACTGTCACAATTGCGGCCTATTCAGTGGCGCGACTATAGGGAGAAACGAATCGGAGCAATAGCAACACTCCGAATATACCGAGAAAATAGAAACAACAACGACGGAGCGGGTGATGGAACGGATCACGATGGACGATTCTCGGGGCACTTCTGGGGGCGACTACCGCATCGGGATCGAGGAAGAGTATTTCGTCGTCGAGGCGGAATCGAAGGGCGCGTTGCGCCGCATGCCGCCCTCCTTCTGGGACCGCGCGAAGAGCGAACTTGGCCCCTCCGTCACCGGCGAGATGCTGCAGTCGCAGATCGAGGTGATGACGCGCCCGCACGCCGACACCAGCGCGGCACGCGACGAGTTGCGCGGCCTGCGCCGCACCTTGGGCAAGATTGCGCAGGACCACGACCTCGCCTTCTTCGCCTCCGGCACTCACCCGACCGCAAGCTGGCAAGGCGCCAAGCGCACCCCAACGCAGCGCTATGACGGGCTGATGCACGACCTGCAGATGCTCGGCGAGCGGAACCTGCTGTGCGGCATGCATGTGCATGTCGAGTTGCCGGATCCCGACCAGCGCATCGACGTCATGCGCCGCATATTGCCCTATCTGCCAGTGTTCGTGGCGCTCGCCACCTCCTCCCCCTTCTGGGAATCCAAGCGCACCGGCCTGATGGGCTACCGCCTCGCCGCCTATGACGAGCTGCCGCGCACCGGACTGCCGGAGCTGTTCGAAACCGCCAAGGATTACAACGACTATATCGAGGCCCTGGTGGCGGCCCGCGCCATTCGCGATTCCAGCTATGTGTGGTGGGCGATCCGGCCCTCGCAGAAGCATCCGACGCTGGAGCTGCGCGCGCCCGACAGTTGCACGCGGCTCGAGGATTCCATCGCCATCGCCACGCTCTATCGCGCGCTGGTGCGACATCTGGTGCGCGATCCCAAGCGGAACGCCTCGGTCGATGCGGTGGATCGCGCCATCGCCACCGAGAACAAGTGGCGGGCGCAGCGCTATGGCATCCATGGCAGCTTCGTCGACCGCCATGCCAAGCAGGCAGTGCCGGTGGCGCAGGCGGTGGAAATGCTGATCGACATGGTGAGCGAGGATGCAGCGGCGCTCGACAGTCTCGACGAACTGCTCCAGCTCCGCACCATCCTGAACGGCGGCACCAGTGCCGACGTGCAGATCGCGGTCTATCAGGAAGCCGCGCACCGCACCGGCAACCGCAACGAAGCACTACGCGCGGTGAAGACCTGGCTCGCCCACGCTTCGGCGCAGTAGCGGGCGGGCAGCTCTACGCCCCCGCTATCGCTTCCTCCCGGCGCATCTCGTCGATGCCCTCGATGGCGCGGAGCGCCGGGACGGCGAAATCGGTGAAGGCCCGCACCACCGGCCGCATGAACCGAACCGAGGGATAGGCGAGGAAGGCTTCGCTCGGCCTCACCTCATAGTCCGGCAGGATGCGCACCAGCCTCCCCGCGGCAAGGTCCTCGGTCACGAACAAATGCTGGACCGGGCCGGCGGCGTGCCCGCCCAGCAAGGTCTGCGCGATCACCTCGGCAGCGTTGGTACGCAGTGTCGCACGCACCTGAACCTCGATCGTCTCGCCGCCACGATGCAGCACCAGCATGTCGCGCGGCGAGACCACCGCCGGGGTGGTGACGATATCGATGGCGGACAGCCGTTCCAGCGAATCCACCGGGCCGACGCGCGCCAGGAAGTCCGGGGAGGCGACCAGTGTGCGTCGTACCAGGCCCAGCCGGCGGATGATGAGCTCCTGCCCTTCCGGCCGGCCATATTTCACCGCGAGGTCGAAATTCTCATAGACCAGATCGACATTGCGGTTCTCCAGCACGAGATCGACGGTTACCGCCGGATGCTCGGCCTGGAATGCCCTCACGATCGGATGCAGGCGCTTGGCGCCGAGGCAGGCGGGCGCGTGGATGCGCAGCGGCCCCTCGATCGCGCCCATGTCGCGCCGCACGCCTTCGAGCGCGGAATCGATCGAGGCGAGCGCCGAGCGGCTGGCCTCGTAGAGCGCCTGGCCCTGCGGAGTCGGCCGGACGATGCGCGATGAGCGCTCCAGCAGCCGGGCGCCGACATGGCGCTCGAGATTGCGCAGATGCTTGGTGACCGCCGGCTGGGAGACCGCCAGATCGCGCGCGGCGCCTGTTACCGAGCCCCGTTCCACGGTGCGCACGAAGGCGCGCAAGGCGATGGCAAGGTCCATTCATGCCTCACGGTTATGTGCTCCATCACCCCATAACATATGGACGCGAACCGTGCCATGTCGTTCCTATCCGCGTCGTTCCTATCCGCACCTCCGCACCGCTTCACCCAGTTCGCTTACAGGTAGAGAATGCTCCTCGACAGACGCCTCTTCATGCTTGGATCTTCCCTCACCCTTGCGGGCTGCGTGACCGACCGTGGTGCTGGCGTGGCGAGCCTGCCGCGCATCGACCCGGCCTATGCCGCGATGTACGCCGCCATCGACACCGAGCCCTTTCCCATCCCCGCGGTGGACCTCAGCGAGGTCGATCCCAAATTCCTGCGGCGCGAGGTGGACTACACGACGCGCCAGCAGCCTGGCACTATCGTGGTCGATCCGGACGAACGCTACGCCTATCTGGTGCTGGAGAATGGCCGGGCGATGCGCTACGGCGTCGGTGTCGGCAAGGAGGAGGCGTTCAACTTCCAGGGTGCCGCCATCATCGCCCGCAAGGCGGAATGGCCGCGCTGGACGCCGACGCCGGACATGATCCGGCGCGAGCCGGACCGTTACGCCAAGTATGCCGACGGCCTGCCCGGAGGCGAAGGCAACCCGCTCGGGCCGCGCGCGCTCTATCTCTATCGCGATGGCCGCGACACGCTCTATCGCCTGCACGGCACCGTG harbors:
- a CDS encoding LptA/OstA family protein; translated protein: MLRFACLALVALPLAFALTTGEAAAQARGVPNALEGFSKNRTEPIKIDANSLEVRDKDKAAVFSGNVVVQQGDTTLRCKELVVFYDGKGAAKPAPGDTGKSNADSLASGGPISSSAIRRLEINGGVIVNTKEQTATGEQAIFETASNTITLTGKPVVLTSGPNVIRGQKLTVDLVSGTSRFEGGRVESLIVPNSAKQFAAPKPGDAPKPAAPKPAAPKPPAQ
- the lptC gene encoding LPS export ABC transporter periplasmic protein LptC, which produces MNRHVPPSETVVGARPAGGAVRPPERGSAQAEAHFKAARRHTRRVRFFRVMLPLGVLVSLAVAAGFALFDPLKIAMDLPFDLGRVSLSGSRIKMELPKLSGFTNDNRGYSVTAKSATQDLTHPDQIDLEEIEARLELAEQGWAKLTAQAGHYNTKSESMMLDQGIRFDTSAGYGGTLQEVKVDVKAGKLLSEQPVELRYLDGKLTADRMEVSQKDSRALLTGNVRLVFKMPPPDTDKAKATPKPATPTSPAPAVP
- a CDS encoding ribonuclease D encodes the protein MTIRLHRGDLADLSLYTPERAPVVAIDTETLGLNPHRDRLCVVQLSPGDGTADVVQIPQGSGPGSAPNLERLLADPGIVKLFHFGRFDIAVLSKNLGVEVRPVWCTKIASKLSRTYTDRHGLKELVRELLGIDISKQQQSSDWAADDLTEAQLQYAASDVLYLHALQAKLAAMLAREGRTALAGACFDFLPTRAALDLAGWPEEDIFAHS
- the ubiA gene encoding 4-hydroxybenzoate octaprenyltransferase; this encodes MNAGAPMEAIAAPADATASWVERYAPLAARPYLRLARADRPIGAWLLLIPCLWSVALAARMQGGWSPYAFALLVLFAIGAMAMRGAGCTWNDILDRDIDGLVERTRLRPIPSGQVGVRGAFLFLVAQAVIGLVVLAFLPPFAILVALSSLGVVAIYPLMKRIIWTPQIVLGLAFSWGALMGFAALLQDLPSAALLLYAGSILWVVGYDTIYAHQDREDDAIVGVKSSARLFAEATPGWMVAIYAIAVVLMGGALHAAGAGIAGWIGLALFAGHLAWQIVRLDIDDPALCLVLFRSNRDAGLILFAGLALDAALA
- a CDS encoding 16S rRNA (uracil(1498)-N(3))-methyltransferase, which codes for METYDFRAQRLFVPDDLTDVAEIRLDRERAHYVGDVIRLAVGKAIHLFNGRDGEWRAVRAPGGKRDVVLVCEARLRAQAALADLDYAFAPLKHARLDYMVQKAVEMGAGRLVPVLTRHTQASRVNIERMRANVVEAAEQCGILAVPEVLEPLPFPRWLAGIEPARRIVFCDEAATPGDGLAALTDAARGPLAVAVGPEGGFSDEERRALRGHPGTLVLSLGPRILRADTAAVAALALVEAARQSAA
- a CDS encoding carboxylate-amine ligase, which codes for MERITMDDSRGTSGGDYRIGIEEEYFVVEAESKGALRRMPPSFWDRAKSELGPSVTGEMLQSQIEVMTRPHADTSAARDELRGLRRTLGKIAQDHDLAFFASGTHPTASWQGAKRTPTQRYDGLMHDLQMLGERNLLCGMHVHVELPDPDQRIDVMRRILPYLPVFVALATSSPFWESKRTGLMGYRLAAYDELPRTGLPELFETAKDYNDYIEALVAARAIRDSSYVWWAIRPSQKHPTLELRAPDSCTRLEDSIAIATLYRALVRHLVRDPKRNASVDAVDRAIATENKWRAQRYGIHGSFVDRHAKQAVPVAQAVEMLIDMVSEDAAALDSLDELLQLRTILNGGTSADVQIAVYQEAAHRTGNRNEALRAVKTWLAHASAQ
- a CDS encoding LysR family transcriptional regulator, translating into MDLAIALRAFVRTVERGSVTGAARDLAVSQPAVTKHLRNLERHVGARLLERSSRIVRPTPQGQALYEASRSALASIDSALEGVRRDMGAIEGPLRIHAPACLGAKRLHPIVRAFQAEHPAVTVDLVLENRNVDLVYENFDLAVKYGRPEGQELIIRRLGLVRRTLVASPDFLARVGPVDSLERLSAIDIVTTPAVVSPRDMLVLHRGGETIEVQVRATLRTNAAEVIAQTLLGGHAAGPVQHLFVTEDLAAGRLVRILPDYEVRPSEAFLAYPSVRFMRPVVRAFTDFAVPALRAIEGIDEMRREEAIAGA
- a CDS encoding L,D-transpeptidase, whose amino-acid sequence is MLLDRRLFMLGSSLTLAGCVTDRGAGVASLPRIDPAYAAMYAAIDTEPFPIPAVDLSEVDPKFLRREVDYTTRQQPGTIVVDPDERYAYLVLENGRAMRYGVGVGKEEAFNFQGAAIIARKAEWPRWTPTPDMIRREPDRYAKYADGLPGGEGNPLGPRALYLYRDGRDTLYRLHGTVEPSTIGTMVSSGCVRLINQDIIDLYRRVPVDSKVVVLPSGNAATS